Within Elizabethkingia sp. JS20170427COW, the genomic segment TTGTGTCTGTCTTAGTGCGTTGGCTTGGTGGCTCTTTTGCATAACTTGGCTTGAGCGGTTTTGCAAATGTGCTACCAAATGCGTTGGCAACTCAATTAGGTAATCTGTCAAGTATGTCTGTTATGTATAAGTTCTAATTTGCTTAATAGTTCTTTTGTCTGTTCAATGTCAAAATATTTGTTTCTTACAAGTTTAATTTGATACCTTTTTGGCAAATAGATTCCCCATTTAGAAAAATCCAAAAGTGTCGGGTTGGTTTCTAAAAGCGTTGAAATATGAGTGTCAATGTCAGTCAATGGAAACGATAAATAATTCCATTTAGAAATCAATTCCTGTTTAGGAACTTCAATGTCAAGCGAACTACTGCTGTCGTCAAGCGTATTCTTAATTCCAGCGATATTCAAAAGCAATTGTATCGTCCTGTTAATTCGTGTTCCAGTAAATGTAAATAGTTGCAAATGTTTTTCTGCTGTCAACAATGGTCTTTCAGATTGTAAATCCTTTATGTTGAAAACAGAGAAATCATTCCGCATCATTTCTATTTCATCAAAACTTGGTTCGTCAAGAAAATCATATTCAGTTTTGGAATACAATACCTCAAACATTTTCTCTCTAATCTTTTGATGAACAACTGCACCACCACCAAAAAACATAGGTTTTTTCCCGTCTTTTGCTGGAATTACTTCTATTTTTTTCGCTTTATGGTCAACGAATTTAATCTTCCATATTTTTGCTGATAGCAATATGTTTTCATCTTCAATAATTTGGGGCGAAAAAGGTATTTCGCCAATTGTATTTCCTGCATTTACAACTTTAAAGTTTTCTTCGGTTTTGAATACGCTGTATAATTCACGACTATTTACAACTTTCTCACCATCAACACCTATAATAACCTCGTGTTGAAGTTTTTCAAGGAAATCAATTTCAATCAAATGTTGAAGTATTTCTTCAATTTCAGATTGCTCAATTAAATTGAATGCTGAATTTTCTTTTAGTTGTTTTATAAGTTCTATTAATAAAATTCCTGAATGACCTTTAGTTATTGACAATGCTTGATGAACTAAAATATCATAAGGCTTTTCATTCTTTTCGGGTGGCTCAATAAAACTTTCTTTGTATAAAAGCCAACAAGCGATAGATTGTAGTAAAGTCCATTGAGTAGTTGCATAAAGAAATAAATTACTACTTTCTCCATCCTTTCTACCACTTCTTCCAACTCTTTGAATTAATGAAGCAATACTGTGAGTTGCATCTATCTGAACAACTTCATCAACAGAACCTATATCTATACCAAGCTCCAAAGTTGATGTGCAGGAAATACAAAAGTTATGTCGCTTGTTGTTCTTTGCAAAGTACTCAACATATTCTCTTACTTCTCTATCAACTGACGAATGATGCGAAAAGTAATTTGGATGCCCTTTTACTCTGTCAGATATTTTTTTAAGTTTTACCGCTACTTCTTCTGCCCGTCCTCTGCTGTTTGGGAAGATTAAAACTTTATTGTCTTTGGTTTCAATATATAAGTCTTTTAAAAGTTCCAAAGGCAATTCTTCGTTTTCATTTTTGAAAAAGCGGAAAACAGCATTTATCTCTTTTGCGGTTCTATCGATTAGAATTTTAGTCTTTTCTACATTTCCAGTAAACTCTTTTACTTCCATAAATTTATTTTCCTCACTCATAGTTGCTGAAAGTCCAACAATTCTGAATGAATGTGAGTTTAGCTTTTGGAGTCTGTTTAAAATAGATTTTAGTTGAATTCCTCTGTCTGTTCCAACGAAAGAATGAATTTCATCTATTACAACATACTTTAAGTTTGAAAACAGATGTTTCACATTGAATGGTTTGTTTACAAACATCGCTTCCAGTGATTCAGGTGTGATTAAAACAATACCAGTTGGCTGTTTAATTAATCTGCCTTTTAATGTTTTATTCGCTTCTCCGTGCCATTTTGTCACAGTTACATCAAGGTATTTGCAAAGTTCTTCGACACGATAAAATTGGTCATTTATTAAAGCAATTAGAGGAGAAATGTATAGGACTTGTACGCCAGAATCATTAAAGTTTACTTTTGAAAGTATTGGTAAAAATGCGGCTTCAGTTTTACCAGAAGCTGTCCTTGAAGCCAAAATAAAATTTTCATCAGAGCTTAATATTTTGGAAATAGCAGCATTTTGGATTGGTCGCAACTGTTCCCAACCCTTATCACGAATAAATTTTCGTATTGGCTCTGAAAGTAGGTCAAATGACATTATAGTTCTTCTATGTTATCTAATGAAAATTCATCTGGTCGCTCATCTTCAATTTCAATCTCTCCAAAAAGTTTGTTTTTATCAATGTTTGGATTCTGCCTAATTATGTTCAAGACATTTAAAAAGTCCCTAATTACCTCTCGTGGTGTGAGAAATTCAGATGCTCCAGGCTTATTGAATAACTCCTCCATAAACTGATGAATTTCATCATCAGTAATTTGAATTGTAGTTTTATAATTGTAATCGAATATTGCCTTTAATTTCTTGAGTAAAACAAATATTTCGTTATGGTCAAGAGGTAATAATTTAAGAACAGGTTGGGCAAAGTCTCTGATTTCAGAAGTTTCAAATTTATTGGTTGCAAGTCTTGTTTTTAAAGCATCATAGCTAAAAAGACCTCTACGTTGATTTTCTAAAAATTCTTTCGTACCTGCGAAGTTGAAAAATAGGTTAGATACCTTTCCTTGAAAACAATCATTGTAAATGGTCAGAATTTTTTCGTAATTCTTTTCTCTCATTGCAGAAGTGGAAATCTTGTAAAGATTAATAGCCTCGTCAAGATTTACCATAAAGCCACTATAGCCCATATTCACAAAGAGTTTACAGAAGTTTTTAAGCATATCGTAATAATTTATGTCGTTTATTACTTCTCTTACACCTAAATCCTGTCTTGCTTCGGTTTTTGTTTTATATTCTCCTTTGAGCCATTTTAATGCGTTTCTTCTGAGTTGTTCATCT encodes:
- a CDS encoding DEAD/DEAH box helicase; its protein translation is MSFDLLSEPIRKFIRDKGWEQLRPIQNAAISKILSSDENFILASRTASGKTEAAFLPILSKVNFNDSGVQVLYISPLIALINDQFYRVEELCKYLDVTVTKWHGEANKTLKGRLIKQPTGIVLITPESLEAMFVNKPFNVKHLFSNLKYVVIDEIHSFVGTDRGIQLKSILNRLQKLNSHSFRIVGLSATMSEENKFMEVKEFTGNVEKTKILIDRTAKEINAVFRFFKNENEELPLELLKDLYIETKDNKVLIFPNSRGRAEEVAVKLKKISDRVKGHPNYFSHHSSVDREVREYVEYFAKNNKRHNFCISCTSTLELGIDIGSVDEVVQIDATHSIASLIQRVGRSGRKDGESSNLFLYATTQWTLLQSIACWLLYKESFIEPPEKNEKPYDILVHQALSITKGHSGILLIELIKQLKENSAFNLIEQSEIEEILQHLIEIDFLEKLQHEVIIGVDGEKVVNSRELYSVFKTEENFKVVNAGNTIGEIPFSPQIIEDENILLSAKIWKIKFVDHKAKKIEVIPAKDGKKPMFFGGGAVVHQKIREKMFEVLYSKTEYDFLDEPSFDEIEMMRNDFSVFNIKDLQSERPLLTAEKHLQLFTFTGTRINRTIQLLLNIAGIKNTLDDSSSSLDIEVPKQELISKWNYLSFPLTDIDTHISTLLETNPTLLDFSKWGIYLPKRYQIKLVRNKYFDIEQTKELLSKLELIHNRHT
- a CDS encoding ATP-binding protein, which codes for MIDNIKPKEATSIINSLIGGVVPKIGVQHITVGRSDEINAVVTALEDVKNGHSMVKFWIGDFGSGKSFMLHLLNTVALKQKFVVANADFTPDNRLYSNDGKGVALYSAIMDNVSIQTKPEGGALPTLLEKWIEQVITKTAEENNISLAEIRNEQYLNLIQNNIMKTINEITDVGGFDFGTVVMKYYEGYITGDEQLRRNALKWLKGEYKTKTEARQDLGVREVINDINYYDMLKNFCKLFVNMGYSGFMVNLDEAINLYKISTSAMREKNYEKILTIYNDCFQGKVSNLFFNFAGTKEFLENQRRGLFSYDALKTRLATNKFETSEIRDFAQPVLKLLPLDHNEIFVLLKKLKAIFDYNYKTTIQITDDEIHQFMEELFNKPGASEFLTPREVIRDFLNVLNIIRQNPNIDKNKLFGEIEIEDERPDEFSLDNIEEL